The proteins below come from a single Xenopus tropicalis strain Nigerian chromosome 9, UCB_Xtro_10.0, whole genome shotgun sequence genomic window:
- the ctla4 gene encoding cytotoxic T-lymphocyte protein 4 — protein MMRIPFITGIFCLITNASGLKVTQPDIIVANRHGKAMLVCDYRIHAKVEEMRFRLLRKMGNQVKEICAFSYSTNYESVTTGDAIQCEGEPGPNNVTLHLSGMQMSDTGMYICKLDIMYPPPYRTTEGNGTLIYVSDLMSECAQSIEPPEFILDQRILLVVCLVMFLYSMFITAVLLCGKQRKKFTVGNYEKMLESDQGNGFSPYYIRVN, from the exons ATGATGAGAATACCATTCATCACTGGGATCTTCTGCCTAATCACTAATGCCTCAG GCCTAAAGGTAACCCAGCCAGACATAATTGTGGCCAACAGGCATGGAAAGGCCATGCTGGTCTGTGACTACAGGATACATGCCAAAGTTGAAGAGATGCGTTTTAGGCTTTTAAGGAAAATGGGTAACCAAGTAAAAGAGATTTGTGCTTTCAGCTACTCTACAAACTATGAATCAGTTACCACCGGTGACGCCATACAATGTGAAGGGGAGCCTGGTCCCAACAATGTGACTTTGCATTTATCAGGGATGCAGATGTCTGACACAGGAATGTACATCTGCAAACTGGACATCATGTATCCACCTCCCTATAGGACAACTGAGGGGAATGGTACTCTTATATATGTCAGCG ATCTTATGTCTGAATGTGCACAATCAATTGAGCCACCTGAATTCATTCTTGATCAAAGGATTCTTCTAGTTGTCTGCCTTGTAATGTTTTTGTACTCCATGTTTATTACTGCTGTCCTGTTGTGTGGGAAG CAACGGAAGAAATTCACTGTTGGAAATTATGAGAAGATGTTGGAGTCAGATCAAGGGAATGGCTTTTCACCCTATTATATCCGTGTCAACTGA